The nucleotide window CATACTTGTCAGCCGGGCTGAATCAGCACCGAAAGAACCCGAGGTGCTGGCCCGTCTCGCGGACGCAACAACGCCCTCAGAGAATATGTGATTTGTCAGGGTTGATCGAGTCTAATCGATTCCAACTCGATAGCAGCGATCCACCTCCTTTTGTTTTCCCATCCCTTTCTAGTAGAAACAAAAGTGAATATGACACTAACGATGTAAATTTTAATTATGCACCGTTATTCCAATATCAAGTAGGACACGAACTTAATATTTTTAATGATGTGATGCATATGGCGACCTTTTTACTCATGCGTCTCACGCTCCCTTGACGCGCGTCACGTCGATTTGTCGATGCTTGTGCCGTGACTTAAGTCGTGTGACTGGTGCATGCTGCATTCGTTGGGGAGGTAGTGAATGATGTGTCGTCTGCGACGCCTCCAAGATCTCTGCCATAGAGCATATGACACGAATCCTCTCACCGCGGTTGTGCTGTTTACCAAGTGATGTGACGCGATCGGTTGATTCGTGCGAAGGCCCATAAACGACAGTGACTACGACAACGACCACGACAAGTGGCGTCCTTTCTCCCACCACAGCTCTCCGGCTGCGCTCCGAGTCCCGCTTTGCTTCCcttatcgccgccgccgccgcccccgccCGATCCCCCGGCCACCCTCTGCCTCGATAGACTCTTCGTTCCATGGAGGGTCTCCGCCATCAGCGATCCCCCGGCTCTGACCGCTTCCTCGGCCTCTTCTCTCCGCCCCCGCCCGACCAACCCGCCGGGGTCGAGCTCCACGAGTCCGATGTGCTGTGGACCTCACTCGACCCGGCGCCGTCTCTGCCGGAGACGGCGAAGCCTAGCCCTAGCaccttcctctccctctcctcccgtGGCGCTCCCCGCGGCCCGAGGGACCGGAGCTTCGGAATCCTCGCCGCCCTACCGGAGGACGACGGGGGCTGCGTCCCCGCCGCTGCTCCCCCTCTCCTCCAGCGGAAGCCATCAATTTCCGCCTCCTCCAACTCCCCGTCTTCCTCGTCCACCACCGCGGCGCGGATGATCCCCGCGATCCCCAGAGCGAAGCCGGAGTACTCGCTCTCGGTGCCGGTGGGGAAAGTGCACCGACCGCAGTCGCTTCCGATCAATGTGCCTGTCGTGCCCCGGAGAACGACGGGGCTCGGGGTGGAGGGCGCCGATGGGGCAGACGACGGAGGCGGGGACGAGCACGAGATGATGATGCCGCCTCACGAGATCGTGGCGAGGACTCACGGGAAGGGATCGAGGATGACAACCTTCTCGGTGCTGGAAGGGGCAGGGAGGACGCTGAAAGGAAGGGATCTGCGGCGCGTCCGTGACGTAGTGTTGAGGCAGACGGGATTTGTGGATTGATACGGTAAGCTGTTTGCTTTTGTTAGCAGTCTATGATTTGTTTGGATCATTTTCCCGCAATCGATAAATTTGATGGGAATGAACGGTTGGAAGTCTTCGATCGGCGTTTGATCGGTCGTCTGTTGTTGTTTAGTTTCACTACGGGTTCATAAGCCAGAGGGTCATAGAACTGCTTGCTGCATGTCGTTAACGGTTGTCGTGCAAAACCACATTCTTTTAGATTTCCCATCTTCGAAAACTATGATTTTAATCTCTGCCAAATGCTTGAAAGGAGTTTTGTCTCTGCTAACAGTTGTGTGTGCAGTCTTAGCTTGGAACGATGCCCAAAGTAGAGTGACAAAATCGAAACAAGAAAGCATCATGCAATTGGTAAGCGGAAAATGGTGTTTTGATCCGTGACTGACTAATGATCAAGACAAATTTTCGTATGGCAGTTGATGcaattgatcaagtaagaatGTGGGCATTGCCGTAGACTCTCTGGCTCTTTTTATCAAGTCCAAATTTTATGTGCGAAGGAAGATCTTGGAGGACAACAGCATTTCATTTTAGTGGTTCTAAGTACGTAGGTCGAGAAGACCGAACCACTATGTAGAGCAAGGGGATCATCAACCTCCCTTTGTCACGGAAATGACGACTCATGCGAGTTACTAATTTTGATATTCGCACAAAGCTGATAAATTTCCTGTAAAATGCAAGTATTTTGATGTCATGGTGTGTTGAAATCGCATCGATCCAAATACTTTTATTGGATATCTTGTTATGGTGGATCTGGTGATCTAAGTCGGTATATTAGCTTAACTACGAGAATCTTTCTCGTTGCTATTCGACTTAATTAATATTTTGTTTCCTTAAGTTTACTTTTGATTAGCCAGCACGTCCTAACTCAAATATATATCGGTCGATCGATATATTTGACTGACATATCACGAGATGataaaacataaaaattaaaatttattgcaCTATTTCTGAGATATACATTTTGATATCAGCAATTAATGCAAATGTAATCCCGGGTGGACCACGAAGCCATGTTTTAAGGCAGTGGTTGACTTGCATTAGCCCATTAGAATATAAAGCACGGAAGCATCCCCTACCCTAACACCTACAAGCGAGTCGAAGAGGAATGCTGTCTTCTTCTTGTCTCCTTCGTTGCTTTGCTTGCGTACTGACCTCCTTGTTTAATTACGAGGACAAACATGCCTCTCAGAATCCGGCTATTAAAGCTCTCTAAttggggaggaggcggaggaggagtcaAGAGAGCATGTTTGGAACGGGAAGACACGATGGCTGCCATTAAGCGTTCGCTAGCTGACATGTTCCCATGGAAGGCAGGGACACGAGACATTGATGTTTGAATTATTGGCCTCTCGATCTTGATAAGATCGATTCTCCTGGGAAGGAGTCATCTTTCGATGCTCGCTAGGTGAATGCAAGCACATCGGACAAAGACAAGCAAGAGTGGAACCTTTAAATCCATTGTTCTGCCATGTGAGAGTGAGGATCATGAAATGAACCCAGAAACTTGGATACTTTTGTTGGGCATAGAAATGTTTCCTTCCGATCACCTACTCTTTGTATTTTCCTTGCCTTCATGTCTATCATGGGTTTGTAATAGCATACTTTGAACCTTTCATATGGATGGCATTATCATTACCGAGACTTGTGTTTGATTGTCCATCTCATGAATGACTTTTAAATAATAATGTATTCAAACGAGACAAATAAATGCATTGCCTTCAGCTTTtcatcattgtttattttatatcaaaCTATACTTCACACTCTCCTTCTTTAAGGGtgcaaattatttaatatatttttctccggtaaaagaaaagaaaaaaaaaaaaggatttatttttggtatctcaGATTTCATTGCTGCTCGCTGCTGTTGTTGTTGGATAGCAGGCGCACACAGCTTTCCACTTTGCCTTGTATTCCATTCGATGGGCAGAATAATAAGTCTCAAAATACACAAGCATGAGGAAAACAAGGCAAGACAAGGGAGCGGTTAGCTGCCC belongs to Musa acuminata AAA Group cultivar baxijiao chromosome BXJ1-11, Cavendish_Baxijiao_AAA, whole genome shotgun sequence and includes:
- the LOC103972471 gene encoding protein S40-7-like; translation: MEGLRHQRSPGSDRFLGLFSPPPPDQPAGVELHESDVLWTSLDPAPSLPETAKPSPSTFLSLSSRGAPRGPRDRSFGILAALPEDDGGCVPAAAPPLLQRKPSISASSNSPSSSSTTAARMIPAIPRAKPEYSLSVPVGKVHRPQSLPINVPVVPRRTTGLGVEGADGADDGGGDEHEMMMPPHEIVARTHGKGSRMTTFSVLEGAGRTLKGRDLRRVRDVVLRQTGFVD